In Arachis hypogaea cultivar Tifrunner chromosome 2, arahy.Tifrunner.gnm2.J5K5, whole genome shotgun sequence, a genomic segment contains:
- the LOC112735699 gene encoding phospholipid-transporting ATPase 1-like isoform X2 has product MLDVKLRRLFTLLSNVLGIGIEPVLVNLSKGHAVESFPLLKEGQVGQGQGQEQGQGTPMDSHRRSHSNSLLPFEICENSKPHHHHHHHHRSRSRFKSGQFDDGFYVHEAIARSVYINDPKRTNENYEFTGNEIRTSSYTLLTFLPKNLFIQFHRVAYLYFLAIAALNQLPPLAVFGRTASLFPLLFVLCVTAIKDGYEDWRKHRSDRFENNRECLVLQEHGNFRPKKWKRIQAGDVVKISTDEMIPADIVLLGTSDQSGIAYIQTMNLDGESNLKTRFARQETVTAVTSESCGVTGVIRCEKPNRNIYEFAANMEFNGNKIPLNQSNIVLRGCVLKNTDWLIGVVVCAGQETKAMLNSAAAPPKRSKLEIYMNRETGWLSIFLFVMCSAVALGTAVWLVRHKQQLETLPYYRKTYLNLGPHFGEVYRYYGIPMEILFSFLSSVIVFQIMIPISLYITMELVRVGQSYFMVEDMDMHDSSCGLRFQCRSFNINEDLGQIRYIFSDKTGTLTENKMEFRKASVFGKNYESSIPVPPVKSKRRWKLKSEIPIDYDLMTLLQKEEDPSSEERVAAHDFFITLTACNTVIPVVNGSRPSKEDDGVVNIDYQGESPDEQALVSAASAYGYTLFERTSGHVVVDKNGEKIRLEVLGMHEFDSVRKRMSVVIRFPDNAVKVLVKGADTSMLSILANDKDSVWHGTQTHLNEYSLEGLRTLVLASRDLSEEELQAWQSAYAEASTALYDRATKLRHAASLIECKLKLLGATGIEDRLQEGVPDTIECLRQAGIKVWVLTGDKQETAISIGVSCKLLTPDMHKIIINANSEAHCRDLLVEAKARYGVRPSGKGHGNGKCKTIADLGKEEDEEDTAPMALIIDGTSLVYILEKEAESELFDLATACRVVICCRVAPLQKAGIVNLIKSRTDDMTLAIGDGANDVSMIQMADVGVGICGQEGRQAVMASDFAMGQFRFLRKLLLVHGHWNYQRLGYLVLYNFYRNAVFVFMLFWYILCSAFSTTSALTEWSCVLYSVIYTSIPTVIVGVMDKDLSQKTLLQYPKLYGAGHRQEAYNIRLFWLTMIDTLWQSLVVFLIPVLTYQNSSMDIWSLGSLWTIAIVILVTVHLAMDVNGWILIMHVAVWGSIFITYGCLIVLDSIPLLPNYWTIYHLACSPTYWTTILLVTVVALLPRFACKVASQILWPSDIQIAREVEAISKEHGDW; this is encoded by the exons ATGCTAGATGTAAAGCTTCGTCGATTATTCACGTTATTGAGCAATGTCCTCGGAATCGGAATCGAACCGGTGTTGGTAAATTTGTCTAAAGGCCATGCAGTGGAAAGTTTCCCTCTATTGAAGGAGGGACAAGTAGGGCAAGGGCAAGGGCAGGAGCAGGGTCAAGGAACGCCAATGGATTCGCATCGGCGTTCGCATTCGAATTCTCTCTTGCCATTTGAAATATGTGAGAATAGTaaacctcatcatcatcatcatcatcatcatcggagTCGGAGTCGCTTCAAAAGCGGGCAGTTCGATGACGGCTTTTACGTGCATGAAGCCATTGCCAGGTCTGTGTACATAAACGATCCCAAGAGAACCAATGAAAACTATGAGTTCACAGGGAACGAGATCAGAACAAGCAGCTACACTTTGCTTACCTTCTTGCCTAAGAATCTCTTCATTCAGTTCCACAGAGTTGCTTATCTCTATTTCCTTGCCATTGCCGCTCTCAACCAGCTTCCTCCATTGGCTGTCTTTGGAAGAACCGCCTCTCTCTTCCCCCTCCTCTTCGTCCTCTGTGTCACCGCCATCAAAGATGGCTACGAGGATTGGCGCAAGCACCGCTCCGATCGATTCGAAAACAACAGGGAATGCCTCGTGCTTCAGGAACATGGTAACTTCCGCCCCAAGAAATGGAAGAGAATACAAGCCGGCGACGTGGTTAAGATCTCCACCGACGAGATGATCCCGGCCGACATAGTCTTGCTGGGAACGAGTGATCAGAGTGGGATTGCCTACATTCAGACCATGAATCTGGATGGAGAATCGAACCTGAAAACAAGGTTTGCGAGGCAAGAAACGGTTACGGCAGTGACGTCAGAATCGTGTGGAGTCACGGGAGTTATCAGATGCGAGAAGCCTAACAGGAACATCTATGAGTTTGCAGCCAACATGGAGTTTAACGGGAACAAGATTCCGCTGAACCAATCCAACATCGTGCTTCGGGGTTGCGTGTTGAAGAACACTGACTGGTTAATCGGAGTGGTGGTGTGTGCCGGACAGGAAACAAAAGCAATGCTCAACAGTGCAGCTGCTCCTCCCAAGAGAAGCAAGCTGGAGATATACATGAATAGAGAAACCGGTTGGCTCTCGATTTTTCTTTTTGTGATGTGCTCCGCCGTGGCCCTTGGGACGGCCGTGTGGCTCGTCCGCCACAAGCAGCAGCTAGAGACCTTGCCTTACTACAGGAAGACATACCTCAACCTTGGCCCCCATTTTGGAGAAGTTTATAGATACTACGGCATACCCATGGAAATACTCTTCTCCTTTCTCAGTTCCGTTATTGTCTTTCAGATCATGATACCGATTTCTCTCTACATCACAATGGAGTTGGTTCGTGTGGGACAGTCTTACTTCATGGTGGAAGACATGGATATGCATGATTCTTCTTGTGGATTAAGATTCCAGTGCAGGTCCTTCAATATAAATGAAGATTTGGGTCAGATACGTTATATATTCTCTGATAAGACTGGAACTCTCACAGAAAACAAAATGGAATTCCGGAAAGCTAGTGTGTTTGGAAAAAATTACGAAAGCTCCATCCCTGTGCCTCCTG TTAAAAGTAAACGAAGATGGAAGCTCaaatctgaaattcccatcgattATGATCTGATGACATTGTTGCAGAAAGAAGAAGATCCAAGTAGCGAGGAAAGAGTTGCTGCTCACGATTTTTTCATCACGTTGACTGCTTGTAATACTGTGATCCCTGTTGTTAATGGTTCTAGGCCTTCCAAGGAAGATGATGGTGTAGTTAACATTGATTACCAGGGAGAGTCTCCCGATGAACAAGCTCTCGTTTCTGCTGCCTCTGCATACGGTTACACTCTTTTTGAGAGAACAAGTGGACATGTTGTTGTTGACAAAAATGGTGAAAAAATCAG ACTGGAAGTGCTGGGGATGCATGAGTTTGACAGTGTGCGGAAGAGAATGTCTGTTGTTATTCGGTTTCCGGACAATGCTGTGAAGGTGTTAGTTAAAGGCGCAGATACTTCCATGCTTAGCATCTTGGCAAATGACAAGGACAGTGTATGGCATGGGACGCAGACTCATCTGAATGAGTATTCTTTGGAAGGTTTGCGCACACTTGTGTTGGCTTCAAGAGATCTCTCAGAGGAAGAGCTTCAGGCGTGGCAAAGCGCCTATGCAGAAGCCAGCACAGCATTGTACGACCGGGCTACCAAATTGCGCCATGCAGCATCCCTCATTGAATGCAAGTTGAAGCTGCTTGGAGCTACCGGGATTGAAGACAGGCTGCAAGAGGGTGTCCCTGATACCATTGAGTGCCTTAGACAAGCTGGAATTAAGGTCTGGGTTCTAACCGGCGACAAGCAAGAAACTGCCATTTCAATTGGTGTCTCCTGCAAACTTCTCACCCCAGATATGCATAAGATTATCATAAATGCCAATTCCGAGGCTCATTGCAGAGATCTCTTGGTTGAAGCTAAAGCCAGATATGGTGTGAGACCTTCGGGTAAAGGACATGGGAATGGCAAGTGCAAAACCATTGCTGATTTAGGAaaggaagaagacgaagaagataCAGCTCCAATGGCACTCATAATTGATGGCACCAGCTTGGTTTATATTTTGGAGAAGGAAGCAGAATCAGAG CTTTTCGACCTTGCAACTGCCTGTAGGGTTGTGATATGCTGCCGGGTTGCACCCTTGCAGAAAGCAGGAATTGTTAATCTTATTAAGAGCCGCACAGATGATATGACATTAGCCATAGGAGACG GGGCCAATGACGTGTCAATGATCCAAATGGCGGACGTTGGTGTTGGAATATGTGGCCAGGAAGGGCGCCAAGCAGTGATGGCATCAGATTTTGCAATGGGTCAATTTCGGTTCCTGAGAAAACTACTACTGGTTCATGGTCACTGGAATTATCAGCGTCTTGGCTATCTAGTTCTTTACAACTTCTACCGTAATGCTGTCTTTGTTTTCATGCTATTTTG GTATATACTGTGCAGTGCTTTTTCTACAACTTCTGCCTTGACAGAGTGGAGTTGTGTATTATACTCCGTGATATACACATCAATACCTACCGTGATTGTTGGTGTTATGGACAAAGACTTGAGTCAGAAGACTCTGTTGCAGTATCCGAAGCTGTATGGTGCTGGTCACCGGCAAGAGGCTTACAATATTCGATTGTTTTGGTTAACAATGATTGACACACTATGGCAGAGCCTTGTTGTGTTCTTGATTCCAGTACTGACTTATCAGAACAGCTCAATGGATATTTGGAGCCTGGGCAGCTTGTGGACAATTGCGATTGTTATCCTTGTAACCGTGCACTTGGCTATGGATGTTAATGGTTGGATATTGATCATGCATGTTGCTGTATGGGGTTCAATTTTCATTACATATGGTTGCCTCATAGTATTGGACTCTATACCTCTCCTTCCGAATTACTG GACTATTTACCATCTAGCGTGCTCCCCAACATATTGGACAACGATTTTGCTTGTAACAGTTGTGGCATTGCTCCCTCGATTTGCATGCAAGGTTGCTTCTCAAATCCTATGGCCTTCAGATATTCAGATAGCTAGAGAAGTTGAGGCAATAAGTAAAGAACATGGAGATTGGTAG
- the LOC112735699 gene encoding phospholipid-transporting ATPase 1-like isoform X1, translated as MLDVKLRRLFTLLSNVLGIGIEPVLVNLSKGHAVESFPLLKEGQVGQGQGQEQGQGTPMDSHRRSHSNSLLPFEICENSKPHHHHHHHHRSRSRFKSGQFDDGFYVHEAIARSVYINDPKRTNENYEFTGNEIRTSSYTLLTFLPKNLFIQFHRVAYLYFLAIAALNQLPPLAVFGRTASLFPLLFVLCVTAIKDGYEDWRKHRSDRFENNRECLVLQEHGNFRPKKWKRIQAGDVVKISTDEMIPADIVLLGTSDQSGIAYIQTMNLDGESNLKTRFARQETVTAVTSESCGVTGVIRCEKPNRNIYEFAANMEFNGNKIPLNQSNIVLRGCVLKNTDWLIGVVVCAGQETKAMLNSAAAPPKRSKLEIYMNRETGWLSIFLFVMCSAVALGTAVWLVRHKQQLETLPYYRKTYLNLGPHFGEVYRYYGIPMEILFSFLSSVIVFQIMIPISLYITMELVRVGQSYFMVEDMDMHDSSCGLRFQCRSFNINEDLGQIRYIFSDKTGTLTENKMEFRKASVFGKNYESSIPVPPAVKSKRRWKLKSEIPIDYDLMTLLQKEEDPSSEERVAAHDFFITLTACNTVIPVVNGSRPSKEDDGVVNIDYQGESPDEQALVSAASAYGYTLFERTSGHVVVDKNGEKIRLEVLGMHEFDSVRKRMSVVIRFPDNAVKVLVKGADTSMLSILANDKDSVWHGTQTHLNEYSLEGLRTLVLASRDLSEEELQAWQSAYAEASTALYDRATKLRHAASLIECKLKLLGATGIEDRLQEGVPDTIECLRQAGIKVWVLTGDKQETAISIGVSCKLLTPDMHKIIINANSEAHCRDLLVEAKARYGVRPSGKGHGNGKCKTIADLGKEEDEEDTAPMALIIDGTSLVYILEKEAESELFDLATACRVVICCRVAPLQKAGIVNLIKSRTDDMTLAIGDGANDVSMIQMADVGVGICGQEGRQAVMASDFAMGQFRFLRKLLLVHGHWNYQRLGYLVLYNFYRNAVFVFMLFWYILCSAFSTTSALTEWSCVLYSVIYTSIPTVIVGVMDKDLSQKTLLQYPKLYGAGHRQEAYNIRLFWLTMIDTLWQSLVVFLIPVLTYQNSSMDIWSLGSLWTIAIVILVTVHLAMDVNGWILIMHVAVWGSIFITYGCLIVLDSIPLLPNYWTIYHLACSPTYWTTILLVTVVALLPRFACKVASQILWPSDIQIAREVEAISKEHGDW; from the exons ATGCTAGATGTAAAGCTTCGTCGATTATTCACGTTATTGAGCAATGTCCTCGGAATCGGAATCGAACCGGTGTTGGTAAATTTGTCTAAAGGCCATGCAGTGGAAAGTTTCCCTCTATTGAAGGAGGGACAAGTAGGGCAAGGGCAAGGGCAGGAGCAGGGTCAAGGAACGCCAATGGATTCGCATCGGCGTTCGCATTCGAATTCTCTCTTGCCATTTGAAATATGTGAGAATAGTaaacctcatcatcatcatcatcatcatcatcggagTCGGAGTCGCTTCAAAAGCGGGCAGTTCGATGACGGCTTTTACGTGCATGAAGCCATTGCCAGGTCTGTGTACATAAACGATCCCAAGAGAACCAATGAAAACTATGAGTTCACAGGGAACGAGATCAGAACAAGCAGCTACACTTTGCTTACCTTCTTGCCTAAGAATCTCTTCATTCAGTTCCACAGAGTTGCTTATCTCTATTTCCTTGCCATTGCCGCTCTCAACCAGCTTCCTCCATTGGCTGTCTTTGGAAGAACCGCCTCTCTCTTCCCCCTCCTCTTCGTCCTCTGTGTCACCGCCATCAAAGATGGCTACGAGGATTGGCGCAAGCACCGCTCCGATCGATTCGAAAACAACAGGGAATGCCTCGTGCTTCAGGAACATGGTAACTTCCGCCCCAAGAAATGGAAGAGAATACAAGCCGGCGACGTGGTTAAGATCTCCACCGACGAGATGATCCCGGCCGACATAGTCTTGCTGGGAACGAGTGATCAGAGTGGGATTGCCTACATTCAGACCATGAATCTGGATGGAGAATCGAACCTGAAAACAAGGTTTGCGAGGCAAGAAACGGTTACGGCAGTGACGTCAGAATCGTGTGGAGTCACGGGAGTTATCAGATGCGAGAAGCCTAACAGGAACATCTATGAGTTTGCAGCCAACATGGAGTTTAACGGGAACAAGATTCCGCTGAACCAATCCAACATCGTGCTTCGGGGTTGCGTGTTGAAGAACACTGACTGGTTAATCGGAGTGGTGGTGTGTGCCGGACAGGAAACAAAAGCAATGCTCAACAGTGCAGCTGCTCCTCCCAAGAGAAGCAAGCTGGAGATATACATGAATAGAGAAACCGGTTGGCTCTCGATTTTTCTTTTTGTGATGTGCTCCGCCGTGGCCCTTGGGACGGCCGTGTGGCTCGTCCGCCACAAGCAGCAGCTAGAGACCTTGCCTTACTACAGGAAGACATACCTCAACCTTGGCCCCCATTTTGGAGAAGTTTATAGATACTACGGCATACCCATGGAAATACTCTTCTCCTTTCTCAGTTCCGTTATTGTCTTTCAGATCATGATACCGATTTCTCTCTACATCACAATGGAGTTGGTTCGTGTGGGACAGTCTTACTTCATGGTGGAAGACATGGATATGCATGATTCTTCTTGTGGATTAAGATTCCAGTGCAGGTCCTTCAATATAAATGAAGATTTGGGTCAGATACGTTATATATTCTCTGATAAGACTGGAACTCTCACAGAAAACAAAATGGAATTCCGGAAAGCTAGTGTGTTTGGAAAAAATTACGAAAGCTCCATCCCTGTGCCTCCTG CAGTTAAAAGTAAACGAAGATGGAAGCTCaaatctgaaattcccatcgattATGATCTGATGACATTGTTGCAGAAAGAAGAAGATCCAAGTAGCGAGGAAAGAGTTGCTGCTCACGATTTTTTCATCACGTTGACTGCTTGTAATACTGTGATCCCTGTTGTTAATGGTTCTAGGCCTTCCAAGGAAGATGATGGTGTAGTTAACATTGATTACCAGGGAGAGTCTCCCGATGAACAAGCTCTCGTTTCTGCTGCCTCTGCATACGGTTACACTCTTTTTGAGAGAACAAGTGGACATGTTGTTGTTGACAAAAATGGTGAAAAAATCAG ACTGGAAGTGCTGGGGATGCATGAGTTTGACAGTGTGCGGAAGAGAATGTCTGTTGTTATTCGGTTTCCGGACAATGCTGTGAAGGTGTTAGTTAAAGGCGCAGATACTTCCATGCTTAGCATCTTGGCAAATGACAAGGACAGTGTATGGCATGGGACGCAGACTCATCTGAATGAGTATTCTTTGGAAGGTTTGCGCACACTTGTGTTGGCTTCAAGAGATCTCTCAGAGGAAGAGCTTCAGGCGTGGCAAAGCGCCTATGCAGAAGCCAGCACAGCATTGTACGACCGGGCTACCAAATTGCGCCATGCAGCATCCCTCATTGAATGCAAGTTGAAGCTGCTTGGAGCTACCGGGATTGAAGACAGGCTGCAAGAGGGTGTCCCTGATACCATTGAGTGCCTTAGACAAGCTGGAATTAAGGTCTGGGTTCTAACCGGCGACAAGCAAGAAACTGCCATTTCAATTGGTGTCTCCTGCAAACTTCTCACCCCAGATATGCATAAGATTATCATAAATGCCAATTCCGAGGCTCATTGCAGAGATCTCTTGGTTGAAGCTAAAGCCAGATATGGTGTGAGACCTTCGGGTAAAGGACATGGGAATGGCAAGTGCAAAACCATTGCTGATTTAGGAaaggaagaagacgaagaagataCAGCTCCAATGGCACTCATAATTGATGGCACCAGCTTGGTTTATATTTTGGAGAAGGAAGCAGAATCAGAG CTTTTCGACCTTGCAACTGCCTGTAGGGTTGTGATATGCTGCCGGGTTGCACCCTTGCAGAAAGCAGGAATTGTTAATCTTATTAAGAGCCGCACAGATGATATGACATTAGCCATAGGAGACG GGGCCAATGACGTGTCAATGATCCAAATGGCGGACGTTGGTGTTGGAATATGTGGCCAGGAAGGGCGCCAAGCAGTGATGGCATCAGATTTTGCAATGGGTCAATTTCGGTTCCTGAGAAAACTACTACTGGTTCATGGTCACTGGAATTATCAGCGTCTTGGCTATCTAGTTCTTTACAACTTCTACCGTAATGCTGTCTTTGTTTTCATGCTATTTTG GTATATACTGTGCAGTGCTTTTTCTACAACTTCTGCCTTGACAGAGTGGAGTTGTGTATTATACTCCGTGATATACACATCAATACCTACCGTGATTGTTGGTGTTATGGACAAAGACTTGAGTCAGAAGACTCTGTTGCAGTATCCGAAGCTGTATGGTGCTGGTCACCGGCAAGAGGCTTACAATATTCGATTGTTTTGGTTAACAATGATTGACACACTATGGCAGAGCCTTGTTGTGTTCTTGATTCCAGTACTGACTTATCAGAACAGCTCAATGGATATTTGGAGCCTGGGCAGCTTGTGGACAATTGCGATTGTTATCCTTGTAACCGTGCACTTGGCTATGGATGTTAATGGTTGGATATTGATCATGCATGTTGCTGTATGGGGTTCAATTTTCATTACATATGGTTGCCTCATAGTATTGGACTCTATACCTCTCCTTCCGAATTACTG GACTATTTACCATCTAGCGTGCTCCCCAACATATTGGACAACGATTTTGCTTGTAACAGTTGTGGCATTGCTCCCTCGATTTGCATGCAAGGTTGCTTCTCAAATCCTATGGCCTTCAGATATTCAGATAGCTAGAGAAGTTGAGGCAATAAGTAAAGAACATGGAGATTGGTAG